gggcagctgctgcagataCTTCATGCCTAACAATATGAATCCAAGTTTTCAAAGAGTCTCACCAGCTCCTGAGATGATCTCCCAACTTCAGTGTGAACCACGCTGGAAATATTTGTAACTTTTACCTTACCCACAACAGTTTTTCGGGAAATCAAAACAGTAAAATGCTGGGTTTTTACTTAAGGACTTAAATTCAGATACTCAAActtcatttcatagaatcacagaatgtcagctTGGGaaggacctcagggatcatctggtccaaccctttaATATTACTGATTATATGATATGTCCCAGTAACccactgagctgagacttaaagcTTTCCAAAGAGGAGGAATTgaccacttcccctgggagaccattccaatgtctgactgtcctcagagtgaaaaattttcctgttGCATTCAAATGGAATCTCCCtaggagcaacttgtgcccattgccccttgtctgGTCCATGGGattccttgtaaatagggagtctccatcttctgtAGCTGTCCTTTAGGTACTGGAACACTGTAATAATGTATCTCTATACCCAGGACAAACAGAATAATCCAAGTTTTTCCCCATACATGCTTAAGTGTCCAAAAAGTTTAGAGAGGCTTCCACTGGTTACCACAGGCTTATCAGGCCtaacttcaaggaaaaaaaagaagttgatAAACTATCATTTGTGCCTGTTTCTTTCACACAATCTCATCAGCTAGTAACAAATAAAGGTTAGTGTATTTTAATGTTGTCCTTTCTGCCActattttaacagaaatacaGACTAAACCAAAGAGGGGGAAAGATACATATACATTGAGAACTGCAGAAGTGCCAAATAAAACTTCCACTGaagcagcatgaaaaaaagTCTGTAAGATTATTGTCACTGGTTAAAAATTATACTGCTGTTACTAGAAAAATGCCAGTTTGCCTTCAATATAGAAATACACAGGCAAAGACAAGGTCAGTGCAAGAAGCTGACATAAAATAGGGAGATCACATTTTATTCAGACTGACAAAGAAATACGTGTGTACTAAAGAAAAAGCTAGACTCATAATAATaagtaaaaaaccccacaacaaaccaaccaaaaaaaaaaaaaaacccaaaccaaaaccacaaggaatttcttgcagcagcagctacagCACAGACTGCAGCACTGATTCACTCCTGTTAAGGAACTGCTGCCAAATGCACTCAGAATTAGCCACAACTTTGTCAGGCAAGGCTTACAAACTGATAAACCAGCCCATATTATCCTGCCCATGCAAATCTTTCTTCACTAACATCCTGACACCACCATGCCTGCAacatgagggtggtgagggaCCGGGCGACCACGCCTGCACCCCCGGGCCCTGCTCCGGGCTGCTGGATCGCCTCTGAACCGTACACTCGACGGGTCAGAAACCTCCGAGCCCAGCGACCCTCTGTGCCACCCCGCGCAGGACAGGGGATGGGGACGAGGAGGTGACTCTGGGGAGTCGAGACCGACACCCGCCGGACACCCGCCAGCCCGGGCCGCGGGCTCCGGACAGCCCCACCGGAGCTGCCGGGAACCTCTCCATAACCCTCGGTACCCCGGCAGGCACGGCCCGGGCCGCTCCGCAGCGCCGAAGCCGCAGCGCCAGCGGCTCGGGCTGTCCCTGAAGGAGCGGGACATCGAGCCCATCCACCCGCACCGCACCGCAGCGCCGGGCGCCCTCAGCCGGCAGCGCCCcgctcccacagcccagggctgcccagcaAAAAGGGACCTGGAAGTGTTGATTGACatctggctgaacatgagccagcagtgtgcccaggtgaccAAGAgggccagtggcatcctggcctggagcagggaggtgatcttaTCCCTGAACTCATCACTGGGGAGGCCACGCCTCGAGCACTCTGTGGGGGtttgggcccctcactgcaGAAAGGACATTGAGCTCCTAGAGTGGGTCCGAAGAAGGGCaagaaagctgatgaagggtttggagcattAAGTcttaggaggagcagctgagggagctggggctgttctgcctggagaagaggaggctgaggggactcctcatcactctctacaactacatGAAAGGAGGCTGCAAAGAGGTGGGCATCCATCTGCTCAGTGGAGttacaagtgatagaacaagaggtaatgggcTCAAGGtgcaccaagggaggtttagattggatggTAGGAAGactttcttcactgaaatggttatcagacattggaacaggcttcccagggcagtggtggagtcaccatccctggggatatTTAAGAGTGGTATAGACATAATAATTAGGGGTATAGCTTAGTCAAAGTCTCATCAGTGTTAGGTTctggttggactcgatgatcttggaggtcttttaCAACCAAAGTGATTCTGTAAGAAGTCCAAACTCCATCTTGTATTTAATTTTGAGATAGAACATCGAGAGCTGTTCCTAGGGAACGTAGGAAACTTTCAtagttttgtttcagaaataagaCCAATACAACCTTGCTTGTTGCAGATGGCTGCCTTTGCATGTTTGACTCATGAAACTAATTTGTGGACTGCTGAAACTTTCTTTCCCTGAGTACTGATGTGATCAGTTAATGAGAGGCAGGTCACCTATACAACCACATTCTAGCCAGGAGCAACTGAATAATGGATTTGAACACTGCCATCCTCTGGCTGGCTGCACAGGAAACCTGTTGAACTTAAGTTTCTTTAAGGTAATATTAAAAAGTACCTGgtgatgttttggtttgggtttttttaacttgtttaacTTTCCTGTCAGGACTTTCTAAGCAGCCTGTATAATGATAGTTTTGATCTACAAGAGGGTTACCTCAGGTGGTTTTGTTTAGaggccatttaaaaaaaaaaattaaaaaattcttagtCCAACAGATACATTTTGTCTGTAAGGGGAATtagtttttcaaaatacaagCTGTCTGGCCAGAGGAAATACAGTGATTTGTACAGCAAGTCCAGAATATACACTCCTCAATATAATTCTACTTTCCAACATTTCTGAGCTATGCTTAGAATGTGTATCCAGGGCATTAATTCTACTGTGAGCTTTTTATTACAGACAGAAGGATTGAAGAAGACTTGGttgcttcctttttctgaaGTCTGCTGTACAACCCACAGAGCCAGCTGGCAGTGTGAATCCCTCAGAACAGACAGGCAGGCTTGTGATTAAATCACAGGAGTGGGAGTATGAGCTTTTATTTCTGGCTCAGTCACAGGCATCGCAGGTTATCATAGGCAAATCTCCCAATTTTCAGTGTCTGGCATTGTTTACAACCCAGCTGCTTGCTGGAGTGGCTTCTCCTTCCACCACCAAGGAATAAATTGATCTGGGAGACTCCAACAAATGTTCTGGAATGCAGTGGCAACTGAACACCTCAGAGCAGCACTAAATCTAAAGCTTTTCTAAAATGGGGGTGGCACAGGCCATAAATGGGTTCTCTGACAGCTTCATTCATTCTCCCTCCCTGATCTCAGAACCTTCCCATGACACTTTCAGCATATTATTGTTAGGTACTGACATGCCCAAATAGAATGGAATTTAATTAGGAAATGACAGCAAGCTCCTACACCACCTCTACTAATAAAACCAGTGTGTGACAAAATTCAGTGCTGTATACACAGTATACACTGTTCTTTATTAATTACAGCCATGCAAAACAAAGtataaagaaatacagaaatcttccaggaaataaaaatcatgttCATTCCTTACAAAGGACTTGGCTGCATAAAAGGTCAGCTCAGTGAAATTGCATCTCCAAGtgtaataaaaacatttttttgtatgtataacaaaagagaggaaagaaaatcagtgcCCTCAGAGGATTCATTTGCTCCAGTTGTTTTTGCAATGATAGCTTCTGGATACAGGAAACCaaataggacaaaaaaaaaatttataaactTGATAGGGCTCGCAGAAAATGGTGAAAAGAAACTGCAGGTTCAAGTGTTAATTTTTAGTAATCTTAGATACTGCTAGTGACATccatttatttatgtatttattgattaatcacttttttttttttttttttttttttttggcaagtcCATTTccacaggacaaaaaaaatagcataaaaACACCCACCACCACCTTCCCCATGGGTTAGATTGtgtgagggaaggctgaggtcATCTGTTGATTAATGTTATCAGCCAGAAAAAGTATGTAAAAACTCAACCAAAAATGAGTAATGGAAATGGGAAGACTGAATGGAAAAATCCTGTGCTTTGGAATTTTGGAATAATTGTAAGTTGAGGTTTGTCTTGTGCAGACAAACAAGAAAGGCAAACTCATAGAAGCAGCATCACCCTTTTATGTTTAGAAGTCTTCCATTTTCAAGCAGTACTAACGTATAGCAAGTTTATACCCATTTATTCTTGTTTTGAATGTTTCCTTTAAATAGCTgagctttttctccttgctggTGATAAACTTTCCTTCCAACAAGAAAATACAATGCCAGCAATAGCTGAATTCCTGGCAGCTTTGTGCTTTCCTCTTTTATTGATTTGGGAATACTGCATCAGCAGGCATCTTTGCATATGGTTTTGTTGGATGCACTGTACAGTAAGGTTTCAGCTTGGGCATTGTGTttatttcttgggttttgtgtgtcattgattttttacatttcaagaAACAGAGCAGACAGCCTGTTTTGGAGGAAATCACCACTCCTGCCCTCTTGTTGTCTCCTCACTCCGTAGATCCTCGTCACTCCCAGGTCTCTCTCCTCCACAAACCATTTTCCCCGTGTCTCCGGTAGCACCTCAGTAAAGCCCGAGCTAATCGACCTCCTAAATCTCATTAACGGTATTGACTCGGTCCCTCGCTTTCAGCATCCACACACGGCTCCTCGGAAGCAGAATTCACTATTTGGGACATGTTTATTTTTGCCTGTGAGTCAGCGGTGTCACCGAGCGACCACGGTGGAAACAGGTTCAGTGTTACAGCCCGAACGCACCTGACGGGTTTGGGGTGTTTTCATGCAAATCCCGCCCGCACAGgcccgggccgggccgggtcgggtcgggtcgggtccCGCCTCACAGGGCCGCGCTGCCGGGCTCCGCCTCACGGCCCTTCCACCGCACCGCCCCCCGTGCTGACCGCGCCCCGCCGGCCCGGGCTGGGCCCTGCGGCTGCCAGCTGCGGCAGGGCCGCCGAACCGTgccggtccggcccggcccggtccggttCGGTTCGGTCCGGTTCGGCTCGCCGGCCGGGCCATGGCCACCTGGCGGCGGGACGGGCGGGTGACGGCGCTGCAGCAGTTGGGCTGCGCCGGGCTGGCGGGAGCGCTGAGCCTCAGCCTGACGGCCCCGCTGGAGCTGCTGACGGTACTGGCCCAGGTGGGCACCTGGCACTGCCGGCAGGGGCTGCGCCGAGCCGGGATCAGCCTCTGCCGAGCCGAGGGTCTGCGGGCCCTCTGGAAGGGGAACCTCACCGCCTGCCTGCGCCTCTTCCCATACAGCGCCCTGCAGCTCGCAGCCTCCCGCCGGTAAGAGCCAGCCCGGCCCCGGGAGGGGTTCGGCGGGGAGGGTGAGCTCTGGCTCCGACCCTTCTTGTGGTTAGGAGAGAGGAGGTGAGGGTAGTGGGGAGCCTGGGCTGGATGGTTGCgtgtcccctctcccctcagACGTGTCCCCCGCGTTGGTAAATTAACTTCGTTTATTTGGTTTGCTCGGCGTGTAGCTGCTGTCAGGGCCCGGTGATGTGCCAGCAACTGCTTGTAAAGTCATTGGTGTTCTTCAGATGATGAAGGGTTATTAAATCTCTTGAGCTGCCGAAATGAAGTTGCAGTGCTAGCTTCGAGTGGGACTCTTGACATCTGGGTTATTCTGTTATTGttggtttggggtgtttttttacaaccaatttattttattcatgtaTATGCTTTCAAGTACTTATATTGGCTGTATAAGAAAGTAACACTTCAAATCTTTCACCCTGTCATGCAGCAGTTATGTAAATTTGATCGGTTTTGAAGTTGACATGGGACATGATTTGCTTAAGATCTTGTTTTTAATAACACAGACATGAAATCCAGGTAGAACTGCAGCAGGATCAACatggagcagtgctggctgagctctgctgacCTCAGATCCCCTTTAGCTGCCAGCATCTTTCAGCCTTTGAGAGGGGTGCCTGACTCTTCTCACGCACCAGCGTGTTTTGCCAGCTTGAGGGTTGggtttctttcatcttttttttttttttttttttttttttttttttctctcgtCAGCTGTGTGTGCAGTATGCACTTGACATTTCCGCCCAGCTGGGCGCTGGGTTATCCCAGTTCGTGAGCCTTGCTGGGTGGGGAGGAACCATGGGCTCAGCCTGTGCCGGCCAATCCGGCCCCCGGCAGCCTGGGCTGATGCTGCGCAGCCTCCCAGGGTTTGGTGTTATCAGCTGAGAGTcatcctcccagctctgccctttaAAAAGGGATAGCTGGAGTGACCCTGGACCTGGGCAGCTTTGTTGTGTCCTTCTGCTTGTAATGCACACGGTGGTGGAACAAGGGGAGAGATTATGGCAGTGGGAAAGCAGAAACAACGATCTGGATGTAATTTAAAGTTCCCAGAAGAGTCAGTGTGTTGCAGCAATGTAAAACAGTTGATTTTGAGCAAAATAACTTCATTGTTCAGGCAGCTTGAAACAGTGTATTCCCTTTGCCAGGCTGTAGTTTGTCTCTGGCTTGCACAGGGGGTTCTTTTGGATTACAGTGGGAAGTAGGCTATCAGGAAATGAAACACAAGTATTTCTTGATCTGTtatttggggatttttaaatgtgttgTCAAGTGAAATAATGGTGTCTAAATCAAGAAACGTAAGATGAGAAATGTAGCATGGTAACTTTAAGTAAATAGTAATGgcagctgcagaaggagctgagctgagcagagtCCCTGGCAGGGCAGTGCAGGGGGAGATGGCTGAGGAAGGGGGGGTTCAGCTGATTGCATCTGCAGTCACTGCATGGACCCTGTCTTTCCATAGCAGCTTGAAATATTATCTGTTATCTGGGTAGTGCCTAGAGCCATCCCACCACCCTTCCCACACATTTGTGCACACACAAGAAAATCAGGCTGTGTTGCTTTAGAGACTCTGAGACACATAGAGAGCTAAAGTTATGCCCTTTCACTTCTGCTTGGCTGGCCTCTGCTCTGGGCTCGCTGCAGGGCATGAAGCAAGGCTCTGTCAGCAGTAGAGTATGAGCACTCATTTGAAAAAACATCAACTGAGCAAGCAGTGACTtgtaaaaatttgaaaaatatgttcCTCTGGACATGGTAGTACTGTATAGTTTAAATGTGAATTGTCTGTTTAGGCAGTTTAGCTAATGCTTCCAAAGTAAAACATTAAGTTTATTTATCTCCAGCTAAGATTCTCCCTTCAGGTCTTCTTGTTTCTTGTTGCTTCCATGGCACTTCTCCCTAATCTGAGTGCCCTGTGCACACAGATAAGTCCTTCTGTGCATCACAAATTCATGAAATATAGGTTACCCTTTGAAACTCTGTGCTTCAACCTCAGCATTTCAAAGTTAGACTTAACCTCCTAGGCATGACAGTGCCTGGACATAAAAGAATTATCTCTGTGGACCTTTCTGTCCCAGCATAAGCATAGGGGAAAGTTCAGTTGTTCTCAGAAGGCTTGTGATGATgttatctatttatttttttcttgcatgatAACTTTGACTGGGAAGGTTGGACCAATGTCtctaaatgaatttttttcacctttcatcGTGTAGGTGGAAATAGAAATGCAGGttctgtaataaaaaattactttaaaagtctcttgcaaagcaaacaaatataTAATCTGAGCAATGAGTACTTTATCTCACTAACaccaaaatcaaagcaaattgCATTTGCAGATTTATATATTCCAATCCCTGGCTTAGTTGTTACTGATAACATTTGCACTTCTCTGCTCTTTAAGCTCTTAGGCATGTTTTTTGGACTCTGCTTATATTTCCCCATTTACATGTTCTGTTTCACAGAGTTTCTGCTGCTTGTGTGGTGTAAGGCCTTGGATGAAATACATGTAAAAATTTCAAGTCCTGCTTCTGAGGGGTCTTATGGGCAGAAGAACAGTTACGTCAGGAATAATCTGCCTTGGTTTTTCGTGTGTTTTGTTCATACTGCCATTGATAGTACCCTTTTGTGTGTTTACTCCAGACTTGTTATACTTTTCACTGATGAGTTGGGCCATATTTCCCACTGGAGAGCCATCATGGCAGGAAGTCTGGCTGGCATGGTTGCAACCATCATGACTTATCCCACCGATGTGATTAAAACACGGCTCATCGTGCAGAACCGACTGGAACCATCTTACAGAGGGATTCTTCATGCTTTTTACAAAATTTATCATCAAGAAGGACTCCGTGCACTCTACCGTGGCGTTTCACCAGCTATATTAGGTAAAATAATAATGGcttaaatcacagaattgcaCATTGTGCACTGCAGCTCTGTAGTGTGTTGGTTTGCTTACTTGATTACAAGAGCAAATCTTGTTCTGTAGAATGCTTGTGGATGTAGAAGGCACAACAATACTGGTTACCTCTGCTGCCAGTTAGTGCTTTAAATTACAACCAGGTGCATAGCATTTAATGTATGGTTAGGGTTTCCACTAAATAATCTTTCCTGTCTTTTATAGATGCTCTACTTGTGATCAGATGCAAGATTTCCACCAttcttaaaaatttatatatgtaaatatacatACAGTGTTCCTGTGTCCTGTCTAGGTGTGAGAGTGTCTCCCTAGCTTTTCAGTGGAAACAGTGTGAGCAGTAGTGTCTAACTGTGAAAAGTGAAGATTAGATATTCCTTGCAGGaaaggactttttaaaaaatttatttactctctgtagatttttaaaatgccatttaaCTTTGAGGTCGCTTCTTCACAATAAGACattataaaaatacatcataatagtaaataataataatatataatcCCACTGTAAAATTGCTGAGAGCATAAAACAAGCAAAGAGGACAAAAGTAGCCCTTATGAGCTTGACTGAAGAAGCAGCTCTGTTTACCTGTACAGCTGCTGTGGTTGGGTTGGACTGAAGAAAGGAGCTTGTCAGCAGAGAGAACCTGGAGGAAGAGCTGACCTGTCATGAGACCGGAGCAGTTACCAACAGCAGTTATCATTCAATATGTAAATATGTTCTCTGACCATGACATCTAGATGCTACAATATTGGGTGTTTGGTGGTAAACCAGTGACTAAAAAGTCAAGttcttcaaaatataaaatactgatCTGGTTTGAACAATGTGAGGCATAAAGTGGCAGCAGCTTATCCCATCTTTCTAGGGAAGGTGAtcagcagtttttttttcttagtataCAGTGTGTTGACATAAATTTTCTGTCTGGTTTGCTTTCTAGGTGCTGTTCCATTTTCTGCAGGCTCATTCTTGGTTTACATCAATCTGGACAAAATCTGGCAAGAACCCATAGTTCATTTCACTCCCCTTCAGAACTTCATAAATGGCTGTGTCACAGCTGCTGTGGCACAGacactttcttttccctttgagACTGTCAAGAGGAAGATGCAGGTACAGAGCAATCATGTTACTAGTTCTTTGTTACCGGTGCTTGTTTCAAGAGTTTGGGACAAGATTAGCAAGATGATCATCAGTGTCACTGTTTCTTTAACCAGTAAACTACAGAGGCTTTGTTTTAGGTTGGTTGGGAGTTCAGAGACTTTGactttatttctttacattttcatAGCAATTCCATCAAATTCTCACACTTCAGATTTGGCAAACCTGTAAAAATACAGGCATTCAGTCCCCTGGGTGGCAGGCAGGACAACGAGATCCATGTTATATTCA
The Heliangelus exortis chromosome 14, bHelExo1.hap1, whole genome shotgun sequence DNA segment above includes these coding regions:
- the SLC25A43 gene encoding solute carrier family 25 member 43, which produces MATWRRDGRVTALQQLGCAGLAGALSLSLTAPLELLTVLAQVGTWHCRQGLRRAGISLCRAEGLRALWKGNLTACLRLFPYSALQLAASRRLVILFTDELGHISHWRAIMAGSLAGMVATIMTYPTDVIKTRLIVQNRLEPSYRGILHAFYKIYHQEGLRALYRGVSPAILGAVPFSAGSFLVYINLDKIWQEPIVHFTPLQNFINGCVTAAVAQTLSFPFETVKRKMQAQSPWLPHYGAVDVHFTGMADCFRQTVKNKGVLGLWSGLTPSLLKIVPYFGVMFSTFEFCKRVCLYRNGYIESPLNYKLTPGVDQSLQPQELRELRRFPREKFQPRKSALEN